Part of the Metasolibacillus fluoroglycofenilyticus genome is shown below.
ATTTTAATTGGTAAGAGTGCACTAGTCTCCGCTATAACAGCGATTATCATTGGACTATGCTGTTATATCATAGGTTATATGCCTAGCGCTGCTATGATAGTTGCCCTAATTTTATCAACATTATTTTATGCTGCTCTAGGAACAATTTGTGGCTTATTCGCAAAATCAACACTTGAAACAACATTCACAGTATTACCAGTAGTAATTATTTTCCCATTTGGTCCAATGCTTTTAATGTTTGCAGAGCGCTTTTCTGTATTAAATATTGCTAAATGGTTACCTAGCTCCCAATTAGCAGACTTAGCTCAAGGCGATATTTCAATACCAATTATAGGAATTTTAATATGGACAATTGCTGCTTGGGTCATTGCAATTATACTTTGTAAAAAACGCATGGTTGATTAATTAAAACTTCTGTTATAATTCAGTTGTATAGTAGAAGGAAGGTTAGCCAATGCCATTTGATTTAGATATATCACTTATTATTATTTTAATTTTCTTTGGTTTTTTAGCTGCTTTTGTTGATTCTGTTGTAGGTGGCGGGGGGCTTATTATGCTACCAGCCCTGTTATTTACGGGGCTTAGTCCTGCCTCTGCTGTAGCGACAAATAAGCTAGCAGGCACACTAGGCTCTATGACGAGCACCATTACATTTTATCGCTCTGGAAAGCTCGATATTAAATCTGTCTATAAATGGTTTCCATTATCATTTTTCGGGTCCATGCTTGGTGCATGGACTGTCCATTTAATCAATCCAGAAATTTTAAAGCCATTAATGCTTGTTATGCTAGCAACTGTAGCTGTCTATACGATTTTTAAAAAGGATTGGGGACATCTTTCTACCTATAAAAGCCTGTCACCGAAAAAGCTTTTAATCTTTTTGTGCGTGCTCTTTATTATTGGCTTTTATGACGGCTTTTTAGGTCCTGGAACTGGCTCATTTTTAATTTTTGCCTTTCTTATCGTTGGCTTTGATTTTTTGAAGGCAGCAGGCAATGCAAAATTTTTAAACTTTGGTAGCAACATCGGTGGATTGCTTATGTTTATGTCACTGGGACAAGTAAATTATACATACGGTCTAATTATGGGGGTGGCACAAATTGCCGGGGCTATATGTGGCTCGAAATACGCAATAAAGCGAGGTAGCGGCTATGTCCGCATATTATTTATCATCGTTACTATTACATTGCTCGCTAAAAATGCTTATGATTTTTTAAAATAGGAAATGGATCGTCTGAAAAGGCATTTTGAGACGTCCCCCTTTGCGTAAAGGCTAGCGACAATTTATTTTTGCTAATGCAAGAATATTTAATAGAGAAGCAGGGGGGCTGTCCAAAAAGCCGTGCATAGCCGGCATTTGGGACAGGAGCGATGATGTTTCACAAAATGTTGATTCCTATAAAGTGAACCTTCAATCAGTGGGGGCTTCGCACACCCCCACTGATTGGTGATAGAGGAACACAAGCTAGGATCTTCGCATCCTGCGAAAACGCTTGTGTGACCAACATCGTGTTGGCCTCATTCTTAGTTTTTACAGGCTGTTTGATCCCCCGCTTAAACATCTTGTTTTTATCTGCTGTTTTGAAGTGGGGGTATTACAGCCTGCTCCTGCGGTTACTCGTCGCAAACAAATTTGTTAATACGGGATAAACAGAGAACCCCCCTCTTTTAAAAATGGGATGAACATGGGCTTTAGCAGTGTTGTCCTTCAATAAAAGGGAAGCAATGAAAACATTTATTTCAATGCGGTGTCAAAAAAAATAGACTTTTCGGACAATTCCCCTTCTTTAGCGCTTTATTCTTCCTATATACTTTAATGCATTTTCAGACGGAACAAGCATCCTTTTGTCATTGCGTTTTTTGCGAATTGCATAGGCCTTATAAAAACAACGCTCCGCATTATCAACATTGCCTTGCTCTAAATAACATTTCCCTTTAAACTGCCATATACTGTCCTCAAATTGCTGTAAATTATGAGCATCACAATAAATTAATGCTTGTTCAAATATATTTAGTGCTTTTTCATAGTCTTTTGTATGTTTAATTGTTTCTCCATAGTTAATCAATGTTAGTATGTACTCTACTCCGCCTTTTGGTTCAAAATAATCAAGCGCTTCTTTTATGTAATATAATGACGTTGCGATACATCCTACTAACCTATTTAGATAGCCGATATTGCGATATGTTCTAAACTTTATATCGCCTTCCGTAGTTGGCTGTAGTAGAAGAAAATCACCTAAGCGAAGGGCAGCATAGAGCTTATCTGTATCTGAGCATTTTTCACGTAAAAAATCATTTTCATCAATAAAAACTAATTGTCTGACTTCGTTAAGCCTCTGATCAAAATCGTTTATTGGCATGAAAACCCTCTCCTTAGCTTTCTATTACACTGCAATTATTGAATATTGAACCTCTTAGCTGAAGTCACAAGTTTGCACAGGCCCTAGTCAAAGCTGGAAACAAGATAAATGAAAAGCATGCTGAGATGCAACATGCTTGATTTTATACGTATTACTGCCCTTCAATCGCTAGTAATGCCTTCTTCAGCTCAATCCCTGCGCTAAAGCCTGTTAA
Proteins encoded:
- a CDS encoding ABC transporter permease subunit is translated as MMNISFTRIQAIFMKDYKEFSRNYAISVMIFVPLIMTFLYRDMEIDVAQKLMFPLAITFGMVTAFIQAALIAEEKERNTLRSLLLSPASLADILIGKSALVSAITAIIIGLCCYIIGYMPSAAMIVALILSTLFYAALGTICGLFAKSTLETTFTVLPVVIIFPFGPMLLMFAERFSVLNIAKWLPSSQLADLAQGDISIPIIGILIWTIAAWVIAIILCKKRMVD
- a CDS encoding tetratricopeptide repeat protein, yielding MPINDFDQRLNEVRQLVFIDENDFLREKCSDTDKLYAALRLGDFLLLQPTTEGDIKFRTYRNIGYLNRLVGCIATSLYYIKEALDYFEPKGGVEYILTLINYGETIKHTKDYEKALNIFEQALIYCDAHNLQQFEDSIWQFKGKCYLEQGNVDNAERCFYKAYAIRKKRNDKRMLVPSENALKYIGRIKR
- a CDS encoding TSUP family transporter, coding for MPFDLDISLIIILIFFGFLAAFVDSVVGGGGLIMLPALLFTGLSPASAVATNKLAGTLGSMTSTITFYRSGKLDIKSVYKWFPLSFFGSMLGAWTVHLINPEILKPLMLVMLATVAVYTIFKKDWGHLSTYKSLSPKKLLIFLCVLFIIGFYDGFLGPGTGSFLIFAFLIVGFDFLKAAGNAKFLNFGSNIGGLLMFMSLGQVNYTYGLIMGVAQIAGAICGSKYAIKRGSGYVRILFIIVTITLLAKNAYDFLK